The Rhodothermales bacterium genomic sequence TCGTGGTATCGGCCTGGTCGGTGGTCCGGATATAGAAGGTGTTTTCGCCGTCCATCAACAGGCCGGGTACGGACAGGCCGGAGGGTTGGACGCCGCGCCCGAAGAAGACCGCCGCGTTCACTTCGGAGGCTCCGGAACGGATGGCGTCCTGGTCTCCGAACAGGGTGACGTAGTCGATCTCGGGGGGAATACTGACGAACGATGTACTGTCGTTCAGGCTGATGCCGACGGATTTCAGATTCTGGATACCGTCAGGATCGTTGGCCCGGAAGGCGAACGATACGACCGGAAACGTTTCTTCCGGAGGCAGTTCGAATTGGCTGAACCGAATGGACGGCGGAGAATTCCGGATGGGAAAGATGCTGCGCGCCGGGGTCGGGTCCCGGAGGTCCGCGTCGTCCACGGCGCGGACTTCGACCACCACGTTGGCAATGGATTCGCCCGATGGCAGGGGCAGCAGCAGCAGGGAGTCGTTGGAGGTGGTGAAAATCCAACCATCGTCACCCGACGGGGGTTCGGTTTCAGGATAAAGCCGGATGTCAAATCCGGCCACGATACCATCGGGGTCGTCGCCCGTCCAGGACAGTCGGATGGTGCTCAACAGCCGGTTATCCTCGTCCAGATTGTCCAACAGCGATTCGTCGCGGACACTGAGCGAGGTTTCCGGAGGCTGGTTCCCGAGGGGTTCGCCGGAGAAGCCGCTGTCGCAGCCTGCAGCCAGCAGAATCAACAGGATTCCGGGAAGGAGGGTATGACGGATGGATCGCATGATGCGGGATAAGGATGGATGTGGGGGCGGGCGCGCGAGCGCCCGCCCCCATCATGCCATCACGGGGTTACTTCAGCAGCGTCATGGTCCGGGTGACCACCTTGTCTGCCGTCTGGAGACGGTAGAGGTAGAGACCACTGGACAGACGTGCGGCGTTGAACTGCACGGCGTACGTACCGGCCGGCTGTTCGCTGCTCACCAGGGTTTCGACGTGACGTCCCAGCGCATCGTACACGCTCAGCGTGACCTGGCCGGTCGTAGCCACATCGTACTGGATGGACGTCGTCGGGTTGAACGGATTCGGGAAGTTCTGGTGCAGGCTGGTGGTCTGCGGCAGGACATCCGATTCCGTGGCCACGTTGGTCACGGGGCCGATGGCGTCGAAGGACTCGGGCTCGAGCTTGAAGTTCGAGAAGGAGTACCAGAGGACGCCTTCGACGAATGCCAGTACCTGGCCTTCTGCGAAAACCGTACCCGGATCGTTGCCTTCGTAGGACATGAAGTCCGACTGGTCATCCACACGGAGAGAGCCTTCGCCGTTCGAAATCAGGAACTCACCGAATGGACCGCTGGGGGCGTCGGCGTTGGTCGCAACGACCGTGGCGTTCTCCACGCGCAGCAGCATGCCTTCCAGCGACTCCGCGATGTCCGCGTCGGCCAGGAGTTCGGTGGTGACCACGATGGCGTTGTAGGGCGCGCCACCCTGGCTCACGATTTCGAACTGGTAGTCGCGGATCATGGTGAGACCGAAGTTCTCGACGATCCGACCACTGGTAATCCGGATGACATCACCCTTGGCCACACCGGCAGCCGTAAGCGGGTTGCTGCTTGCGCGCAGGGCAATACCGGACCAGGGGCTCGTGCCGTCCTGGACCGTCATGACATCGGAGGAGCCGTTGGCGCTTGCCGGATCGGTCATGACCGTGACTTCAAGGTCCATGGTGGTGGTCACGTCACGGAACGGGGAGTCACCGCTGCCGGGGGCCGGTTCCTGGATGTCCCGGACCGCAGTGATGCCACCGAACAGCACGCGCACGAACCGCTCGGCCGACGTGGATTCGCTGCCTTGGCTGTCCGTTGCAGAAATCGTGAATGTTACGAAGTCCCGGTTCGGCTGGGCCGGGATCTGGAAGGACCAGGTGTCGCCGGTGGTCTTGGTGCCCGTGACCGTGCCGCCCGTGGGGTTGCTCGTCGACGTCCAGGTCAGCGATGCGCCCGTGAGGGTACGGCTCTGATCGGCCGTGATGGAGGCGGTAATGGTGATCGGGCTGTTACCCGGGATGCTGGTCGGCGGCGTGATGTCCGTGATGTTCGGCGGGGACTGGGTCACGACCAGGTCCGTGGACTCCCAGGGTACAATGCGCATCATGCCAATCGACGGTGCGCCGATCTCATGCGGATCGAACGAGCTGCGGGACAGGAGGGCGAATCCCTGGAGGTTCACCGTTGCACCGACGGGAGGCGCTGTGAAGTCGTTCGTGGCGCGGAACGGGCTCGGGTAATCCGTGCGGTCGTTCCTGAAGGCCAGCGAGATGTCATCGTTGTCGATGACGGCACCCGTAGCGACGTCACGCAGGGCCCAGTTCGGACGCGAGGCGGTCCTGTTGGGGGACGAGAAGACCTGAAGGCCTTCAATCCGCACGTACTGCTGGTTGAGCGCCACGAAGTTGTCCCAGTTGACACGGGCCGTGTTGTTGCCTGGCGCCACGTTCAGCTCGTCCAGTGTAATGGTCACCGGATCGAGGATGCTGGCATCCAGACCACGGTCGGTGTAGGTGCCCAGGAACTACACGGCTGACGGGGAAAACTGCATGCCGGACCCGAAGTAGGCGACGGTGCCCGTGAACCGGACGACATCACCCACGAACAGGTCAATGGAGCCGGTCGTACGGAAGTTGCCATCCACGACCTGGATGACCTGGCCATCAAAGCCAGCGGTGGCAGCAGCTTCGTCACGAACCCAGAAATGGATTCGGGAGGGCTCGTTGGTCGACGAGTTGACGCTGGACAGACCCGAGAGGAGCGGATCGGACAGCACAACGGCGGTGAACTGGACCGATTCTCCCGTGAACGGTGAACGGATGTGCGTCGTCAGGTCGGAGGTCGTCACGTTTTCGCCGAGGGCGGCGACCGCATCGATTCCGGACTGGGGAATGGCGTTGATCTCTGCGACGGTCGTGACCGTCTGTGCGTGTGAGGTCTGGATCGTCAGGGCTGCCGTCAGCAGCAGGATCCAGGCAGTAACCAGTTTTTTCATGGGTTCGATGTCAGGTGGTGGTGGTTATTTGATGATGACGAATTTCCCGCGCTGCGTGCTTCCGTCGTCCAGGTCCTCGACGGTGAACAGGTACAGGCCTCCTGCGAGGCCCAGCCCGTTCTCCGACAACAGGTCCCAGGAATGCTCCCCCCCGGGCTGGAGGCCATTTTCGGCACCGAATTCCGTATACCATCCGGTATCCCCGGTGTACGTGTCAGCGTCGTGATACAGGGTCTTGACCGGTTCGCCGGCCAGCGTATAGATCCTGATTTCCGACTTCGGTGGCAAGTTGTAGAAGTTCAGTTTCCGGCTTCGGTTGGACGTTCCGTCCCAGGCCGCGTTCACACGATACGGATTGGGATACACGCCGACTTCCCGGCTTCCGTCCGTATTGGCCGGCGTCCCGGGAAATACCCGGACACTGTTTGCGACGCGGGACGATTCGAACGGCTCCAATCCGGCATCGGGGTCTCCCGAGTCGAAGGCCGTGACGGCAAACAGGTATTGCCAGCCGTTCTTCAGGTTGGGCGCTTCGAAGCGGTACCAGTACTCGGTTTCGTCCCCTTCGAACAACGCCGGTTCCTGGAGCGCGATCTGGCCGAATCCGTTGTTGAATCCGATGGTGTTCCCGGGCGTGTCGTACTGGGCCACGAGACCGGCAGCGCCGGCCAGGTTGCCGCCGCGATCATCGCCCGGATCGGAACGGTAAATCCGGTATCCCTCGAAATCCTCGATGCCGGTCACGGGGTCCCTGGATTCTTCGGCCGTCCGATCCCAGTACAGGGCAACGACGGGTTCATCGGTGATCGCGTTGCGTTCGAATTCCACGCGGACACGTGGGGAGGCGGGCGGCTCGGGAATCAAATAGCGGTCCAGTACCCCGTTCCCGTTCACGTCTTCACCGGGGTCCAGGCGACCATTGAAGTTGTTGTCCTCGCCGGAATATGTACGTCGGGCCCAGCCCAGATTGGTAGCCAACAACGTCCGCGATTCGGGTGTATCGATGGCTTTTCCGGCTTGTCCCTGGAATTCCTCAGGCTTCAGGGCCGCCACCAGGGCGAACGTGACCTGGAGCGTATCGCCCGCATTGACCCGTGGGAACGGCCCAAGGGGGGTCAGGCCAATCCAGTTTCCGGTCGAAATCTGACCGTCCGTCCGGAGCCGCGTATACCAGGCTTCAAGTGCCGCTTCATAGGCGTCCTGAGTAGGATATCCGGCCGGGTCGGGATACGGGGTCGCCATTCTGCGATACCGGTCGGCGTCGGTGTTCGGACGGTTCAGTTCGTCACTTCCACCGGAGAACAGCCACCAGCGGGGGTTAACGGTCGGGGCTGTATAGCCATCGGCCACATACTCGTCAGCCACGGCCGGATGGAAAAATCGTTTTTCGCCCCGGGCCGGATCGAACCATTCGGCACCCAGCACCTGGACGGCGCCATAGGTATTGAGCGTCTCTTCCAGGCCACCGGCGTTGAAGGCGTACATGGCCTGGAGGGAGTCCACGTATCCCAGGCCGCCCTTGTTGAAGAAGGCCCCGCCCGTATCGTTCGTGGTGTTCACATTCCGCACCACCAGGTCATGGAACAGCCCGACGTAGACCGAATCCCAGGGCTCGGACGAGATGTTCACGATGTCCAGGTTCACGATGGCAAAGGCTTCCGTGAAGGGGAAGCTCCAGGCGTGGGTGGTCACGTGCACCATGGCACCCAGGCGTCCGGACTGGTCCGGCATCTGGATGTTCGTGTTGGGCAGCGTTCGGGAGGTGTCCTCGAAGGCGGTGAGGAAATCCTGATGGGAAACGGCCGACCGCGAATACTCTGCCGATGTGGTCAGGGACGAGCGGCGCGTGAAGCCACTGAACGACGCAAATTCGTATCCGGGCGCGCCCGGGGCATAGCCGCCTCCGGACGTGACGGCTGCCGTCCGGACCGTTTCGGTACCGTCGGAACGGGTGGCCCCGATCCATACACCGGCCTCGAACAAGTGCTCCACCCCTTCATTGAGCGGATATTCGAACGAGGGCGGGCCGCTCGGATTGTTCCGGATGCTGGATCGGCCGAAGAGTCCCGCGTTCGTGATGGTTATCCCAACGTTTCCGACGTCGATGACCGCTTCCTCGAAGGATGCTTGTCCATGGGCTGCAACGGGTAATCCGAGGAGGACCGCCAGCAGACAAAGAAAGCGTGGACGCATGGGAAAAATTCGGGTCAAAATGGGTCGCCAGCGTACGGCCGGACCGTACACAGGTCCCGGGCAGCGCGAACAGAGAACATAGCGGATTTCCGCCGGTTCGTAAAGGGTATTTTATACACATTACACGATGTTAACTGGAGTTTCAAGGTGGATCGGCGGGCCCTTGACGGCCGGGGTCCTGTTGTTGACCCTCTCGCCCGGTTTCGGCTGCGGGGAGGGTCCCGATGCGCCCGGGTCCTACATGGGACGGGACATTGCCGACGTCATGGCGTCCGAGCATGGCGCTCTTTGGCTGGACCGACCCTCCCGGGACGAGGAGGAGTTGCCGGCCCGGCTGTTGAATGCCCTGGAACTGAACCCGTCCGCGCACGTGGCCGACATCGGGGCCGGCACCGGCTTCTTCACGTTCCGCCTGGCGGACATGGTCCCGCACGGTCGGGTCTATGCCGTCGAAGTCCAGTCGGCGCTGGTGGACACACTGAACGCCCGCGCCCATCGCAGCGGCTATCGAAACGTGTTTCCCATCCAGGGCACAGTGGATAATCCATCCTTGCCGGATGCCCGTATTGACCTGGCGCTCATCGTATCGTCCTACCACGAATTCTCCCAGCCGGAGGCCATGATGCGACGCATCTTCCAGGCCATCCGACCGGGCGGCTCGCTGGTCATCGTGGAATACCGGAAGGAAGATGCGACCATTCCGATACCGGACGATCACCGGATGACCGCCGAACAGATCCGCCGTGAAATGGAAGCGGTCGGATTTACGTGGCGGGAAAACCGTGAAATCCTGCCGCAGCAACACGTGGTGGTGTTCCAGCGGCCCATCGAATAGGCCCCGGCGCCGAGTATGGGACGCAGTCGCGCTCAGCCATCCACGCTGCGCCACAGATACCACGATGCAATGGTCCGGTAGGGTTGCCAGGCGGCGCCCCGGGCCTCCACTTCGGCGGGTTTGGGAAGATCGGGGAGCCCATCCAGTTGCTGGATACCCTTCTGGATGCCCAGATCGGTGGTCGGCAGGATGTCCGGTCGGCCCAGGCCGAACATCAGGTACATCTGGACCGTCCAGGGGCCGATGCCCCGGACCTGCGTCAGTCGCTCGATGATTTCCGCATTCTCCATGGCGCGAAGGCGGGCCGCGTCCGGAACCGTACGGCGCCCGGTGTGCAGCGCGAGGTCTTTCACGGCGGCTGTTTTCGCACGGGACAGACCGCACGCGCGGAGTTCGTCGTCGGTCAGGGCCAGAACCGCCTCCGGGCGGGGCGGGTCGCCGGTGATGTGGAGCACGCGGCCATGGATGGTGCCGGCGGCTTTTCCGGAGAGCTGCTGGTAGACGATGGATCGGAGCAGGGCCTCGAACGGCTCTTCATGGGCCCGCGGCGCGATGGTGACGGGGCCGGTCCGATGGATGAGGGATGCGAGGCGTGGATCCTGGTCGGACAGATGCTGAACGGCTTCATGCAGGTCAAACGGCCATTGGGAGGACGGGTCGGGAGTCATCGATGCGGTGCGGTATCTTGGGTCCGGCAAACTTACGTAAACGACGATGGATGGTTGGGGCTGGGTCTGGATGGCGTCGGGGCTGGCACTTGCGGGCGCCCTGCATTGTGCAGGCATGTGCGGCGGCTTCGCGGTTCTGGCGCGGGGTGGTGCGCGCTCGGCGGGTGGCGGTGGGGGGCGGTTCGCGCTTTACGGCGCGGGAAAGACGCTGACCTACGTCGTGCTGGGTGTCGTGGCGGGCGCTGCCGGGGCGTGGCTGGGGGGCTGGTCGCTCGGAAGTCGGGTATTGGCAGTGTTTGTGGGAGTGATCATGATTGGCGCGGGGTTGCAGCTGGGGGGCTGGTTTGCTCTGTCGGGCTGGTTTTCCGGGCCGCGTTCGGTGCCTTTATTGGGACGGGTTTCCGCCCGCGTGGCCGATTGGCTCCGATCATTCATGGGGCAGCGTAGCCGGTTCTCTTTGGTCGGACTCGGAATGGTGAACGGCCTGTTGCCGTGCGGTCTTCTCTACGCCGCGCTGGCGGGGGCCGCTGGTACAGGCGGATGGTGGCAGGGAGGTGCGTTCATGGCCATTTTCGGTGTCGGCACGCTACCCGCTCTCGGCCTCACGGCGTGGTTTGCCAGCCGGCTCAGCCCCCGCCGCCGCGTCCTGGCAGCCCGCGTTGGCGGCGTCCTGCTCATCCTGTTCGGGGTGTTCACCCTTTTTCGCGGATTTCCGGCCATGCCAGGCCACTCGATGCACTGACGTTCTGTAATATATTAGTTGTATACAGCTAATATATTACAGGTTTTGCGCTGGCTCAGCCTGTCGGATCAGGAGGCTGAGCCTTCCCCGAGGGTTTTCGTCGGGTAATCCCAGTCTTTGCGTTGGGGTCGTCGTCCGAGACGCGCTCCTCTCCAAAAAGCACCCGCATACCAGGCGTCTCGAGGTCGTCGAACTGGCCGGAACGAACAGACCAGATGAAGCCGGCAACGCCGAGGGCCGCCAGGAACAGGGCGACGGGCACGAGTACGAAGAGGATGTTCATGATGGATGCTCCGTCCGGAACGTTCGCTGGAAAATGGATGACAGCACCACGGCGAAGGACGACAGGGGCATGGCGACGGCGGCGACGAGGGGCGTGACCAGGCCGCCCATGGCCAGGCCGGCGCCGAGTACGTTGTAGGCGAGGGACATCCCGAGATTGCGACGGATGATGGCGGTCACGCCCCGTGACTCCACCAGCAGTTCGCTTACGGCGGCCAGTCCCGGTCGGGTCGTGAACACGTCAGCGGCCATCTGGCTCGCGGCAGAACCACCGGCCACGGCCAGCCCGATGTCCGCAGCTTGCAGGGCACCGGCATCATTTACGCCGTCACCCACCACCAGGACGCCGTGGCCGCGGGACTGCAGATCGCGGACCAGGTTGCGTTTTTCTTCGGGCAGGTATCCGCCCAGGCACGCCGCGTCGGGGAGACCCAGTCGGCGGCCAACATCCCGGGTCGTTTGCGGGTCGTCCCCGGAACACAGGATCATCCGGTAGT encodes the following:
- a CDS encoding T9SS type A sorting domain-containing protein, translating into MTITLDELNVAPGNNTARVNWDNFVALNQQYVRIEGLQVFSSPNRTASRPNWALRDVATGAVIDNDDISLAFRNDRTDYPSPFRATNDFTAPPVGATVNLQGFALLSRSSFDPHEIGAPSIGMMRIVPWESTDLVVTQSPPNITDITPPTSIPGNSPITITASITADQSRTLTGASLTWTSTSNPTGGTVTGTKTTGDTWSFQIPAQPNRDFVTFTISATDSQGSESTSAERFVRVLFGGITAVRDIQEPAPGSGDSPFRDVTTTMDLEVTVMTDPASANGSSDVMTVQDGTSPWSGIALRASSNPLTAAGVAKGDVIRITSGRIVENFGLTMIRDYQFEIVSQGGAPYNAIVVTTELLADADIAESLEGMLLRVENATVVATNADAPSGPFGEFLISNGEGSLRVDDQSDFMSYEGNDPGTVFAEGQVLAFVEGVLWYSFSNFKLEPESFDAIGPVTNVATESDVLPQTTSLHQNFPNPFNPTTSIQYDVATTGQVTLSVYDALGRHVETLVSSEQPAGTYAVQFNAARLSSGLYLYRLQTADKVVTRTMTLLK
- a CDS encoding class I SAM-dependent methyltransferase, which encodes MTAGVLLLTLSPGFGCGEGPDAPGSYMGRDIADVMASEHGALWLDRPSRDEEELPARLLNALELNPSAHVADIGAGTGFFTFRLADMVPHGRVYAVEVQSALVDTLNARAHRSGYRNVFPIQGTVDNPSLPDARIDLALIVSSYHEFSQPEAMMRRIFQAIRPGGSLVIVEYRKEDATIPIPDDHRMTAEQIRREMEAVGFTWRENREILPQQHVVVFQRPIE
- a CDS encoding DNA-3-methyladenine glycosylase, yielding MTPDPSSQWPFDLHEAVQHLSDQDPRLASLIHRTGPVTIAPRAHEEPFEALLRSIVYQQLSGKAAGTIHGRVLHITGDPPRPEAVLALTDDELRACGLSRAKTAAVKDLALHTGRRTVPDAARLRAMENAEIIERLTQVRGIGPWTVQMYLMFGLGRPDILPTTDLGIQKGIQQLDGLPDLPKPAEVEARGAAWQPYRTIASWYLWRSVDG
- a CDS encoding sulfite exporter TauE/SafE family protein; protein product: MASGLALAGALHCAGMCGGFAVLARGGARSAGGGGGRFALYGAGKTLTYVVLGVVAGAAGAWLGGWSLGSRVLAVFVGVIMIGAGLQLGGWFALSGWFSGPRSVPLLGRVSARVADWLRSFMGQRSRFSLVGLGMVNGLLPCGLLYAALAGAAGTGGWWQGGAFMAIFGVGTLPALGLTAWFASRLSPRRRVLAARVGGVLLILFGVFTLFRGFPAMPGHSMH
- the ccoS gene encoding cbb3-type cytochrome oxidase assembly protein CcoS; translation: MNILFVLVPVALFLAALGVAGFIWSVRSGQFDDLETPGMRVLFGEERVSDDDPNAKTGITRRKPSGKAQPPDPTG